A genome region from Paradevosia shaoguanensis includes the following:
- a CDS encoding PIG-L deacetylase family protein → MNYPLKVLVVEAHPDEAEMYAGGTVRLLADKGVAVKFMSLTNGDAGHHVMERGPLKRRRAHEAYTAARLLGVLDYEILDNHDGELMPDLALRQKVISAICRWQADVVITFHDECDGHLDNRAAARAVREAVGFSGNANIVGDIPALERAPICLKMTDYGSIQVHKHDVVVSNDASIEAKLKACAAHATQFLEYAPYERGFFDEASAAKDWPAQRALVLKHWPEFMYALDEMRPALRARYGEAKGNEIKFAESFDLAPYGRKVTASEVSELFGL, encoded by the coding sequence ATGAATTATCCGCTGAAAGTTCTTGTGGTCGAGGCGCATCCGGACGAGGCCGAAATGTATGCCGGCGGCACGGTGCGCCTGCTGGCCGACAAGGGTGTGGCCGTCAAGTTCATGTCGCTCACCAATGGCGACGCCGGCCACCACGTCATGGAACGCGGCCCGCTCAAGCGCCGGCGCGCCCATGAGGCCTATACTGCCGCCCGCCTCCTCGGCGTCCTCGACTACGAAATCCTCGACAACCATGACGGCGAGTTGATGCCCGACCTGGCCCTGCGCCAGAAGGTCATCTCCGCCATCTGCCGCTGGCAGGCCGATGTCGTCATCACCTTCCACGACGAATGCGATGGCCATCTCGACAACCGCGCCGCCGCCCGCGCCGTGCGCGAAGCCGTCGGCTTCTCGGGCAATGCCAATATCGTCGGCGACATCCCCGCCCTGGAGCGTGCGCCCATCTGCCTCAAGATGACCGACTACGGCTCCATCCAGGTCCACAAGCACGATGTGGTCGTCAGCAACGACGCCTCGATCGAAGCCAAGCTCAAGGCCTGCGCGGCCCACGCCACGCAGTTCCTCGAATACGCGCCCTATGAGCGTGGCTTCTTCGATGAAGCTTCCGCCGCCAAGGATTGGCCGGCCCAGCGCGCGCTGGTGCTCAAGCACTGGCCCGAATTCATGTACGCGCTCGATGAGATGCGTCCGGCTCTGCGCGCCCGCTATGGCGAGGCCAAGGGCAACGAGATCAAGTTCGCCGAAAGCTTCGACCTCGCCCCCTATGGCCGCAAGGTCACGGCCTCCGAGGTCTCCGAACTCTTCGGCCTCTAG
- a CDS encoding sugar phosphate isomerase/epimerase family protein, translating to MTSFHVPEIRVGIDGRKFPRAAELGPIRLLERCAELGHDGVFFRTVLDVSRTLDRGFLRAVKQRADELGLYLEMGLGKVNPYNTPEAPEVRDVGKGDYLLGMTRMIEATTEIGCTALWGDTANYQRHDWGLHAIDRYRTDVTWADQLDATRKFLLMLAPVLKDHDAVVAIETHEEITTTELVRLVEAVGPDVVGVTLDLANVVVRGEDPVAATRRVAPYVRKTHMRDLILFERPLGLERQIRAIGDGLIDFKAVLSALFAAGVNPNFTIENVWGSDRNQIPLFDPDWQARQPDAELGEILELIRLSRIFESAVRAGTMPGPDDYYSIQADLPELEGFIERSARSLKSAAAALAAAKE from the coding sequence ATCCGCGTCGGCATCGACGGCCGCAAGTTTCCGCGCGCTGCCGAGCTCGGCCCGATCCGGCTGCTCGAACGCTGCGCCGAACTTGGCCATGACGGCGTCTTCTTCCGCACCGTCCTCGACGTCTCGCGCACCCTCGATCGCGGCTTCCTTCGCGCCGTCAAGCAGCGTGCCGACGAGCTTGGCCTTTACCTCGAAATGGGCCTGGGCAAGGTCAATCCCTACAACACCCCCGAAGCGCCCGAAGTGCGCGATGTCGGCAAGGGCGATTACCTCCTCGGCATGACCCGCATGATCGAGGCGACGACCGAGATCGGCTGCACCGCGCTCTGGGGCGACACCGCCAATTACCAGCGGCACGATTGGGGGCTCCACGCCATCGACCGCTACCGCACCGACGTCACCTGGGCCGACCAGCTCGACGCCACGCGCAAATTCCTCCTCATGCTCGCCCCCGTCCTCAAGGACCACGACGCCGTCGTCGCCATCGAGACGCACGAGGAAATCACCACCACCGAGCTCGTCCGCCTCGTCGAGGCCGTCGGTCCTGACGTCGTCGGCGTCACCCTCGATCTCGCCAATGTCGTCGTCCGCGGCGAAGACCCCGTTGCCGCCACCCGGCGCGTCGCGCCCTACGTCCGTAAGACCCACATGCGCGATCTCATCCTCTTCGAGCGCCCCCTGGGCCTCGAACGCCAGATCCGCGCCATCGGCGACGGCCTAATCGACTTCAAGGCCGTGCTCTCGGCGCTGTTCGCGGCCGGGGTCAATCCCAATTTCACCATCGAGAATGTCTGGGGCTCGGACCGCAACCAGATCCCGCTCTTCGATCCTGACTGGCAGGCCCGCCAGCCCGATGCCGAACTGGGCGAAATCCTCGAACTCATCCGTCTCTCGCGCATCTTCGAGAGCGCCGTCCGTGCCGGCACCATGCCTGGTCCTGACGACTATTATTCCATCCAGGCCGATCTCCCCGAGCTGGAAGGTTTCATCGAGCGCAGCGCTCGGTCCCTCAAATCCGCGGCCGCAGCCCTCGCCGCCGCAAAGGAGTAA